A single Hippocampus zosterae strain Florida chromosome 1, ASM2543408v3, whole genome shotgun sequence DNA region contains:
- the hacd4 gene encoding very-long-chain (3R)-3-hydroxyacyl-CoA dehydratase 4: MLTVASDDNKMKFRKMQAHCGLIDMALFLLCTIHRLSVRLAYIFSYNLFQFCGHTWILANTVVRFITFGRDALADTFHSVGFVMSLCQLLSVLEIFHIADRLERARLLPRLVQVFEKNLLLIVLVHLDEVQSKPVVCVQLFFWNILDLLRYPHEVMRIMDAPSAAVLWARYTLWIPIYLLSAVTEGVTICHAMRYAEQEALRRGSSTAWPHGLGMSLPLLGLGASLTVWQSLKERRHQLERWTKTTKRK, translated from the exons ATGTTGACGGTGGCGTCGgatgacaacaaaatgaaattcaGGAAAATGCAAGCGCATTGTGGGTTGATTGACATGGCGCTCTTCCTTCTGTGTACAATTCA CAGGCTCAGCGTCAGGCTCGCCTACATTTTCTCCTACAATCTGTTCCAGTTCTGCGGACACACGTGGATACTCGCCAACACGGTCGTCCGCTTCATCACCTTCGGACGAG ATGCCCTGGCGGACACGTTCCACTCGGTGGGTTTCGTCATGAGCCTGTGCCAGCTGCTGTCCGTCTTGGAGATTTTCCACATCGCCGACCGGCTGGAGCGAGCCAGGCTGCTCCCGCGCCTCGTCCAA GTTTTCGAGAAGAACCTCCTGCTGATCGTGCTGGTCCACTTGGACGAGGTTCAGAGCAAACCCGTCGTGTGCGTGCAGCTCTTCTTCTGGAACATCTTGGACCTGCTCAG GTACCCCCACGAAGTGATGCGCATCATGGACGCCCCCTCGGCTGCCGTGCTGTGGGCCCGTTACACTCTGTGGATTCCCATCTACCTCCTCTCCGCCGTCACTgaag GGGTGACGATCTGCCACGCGATGCGCTACGCGGAGCAGGAGGCGCTCCGACGAGGGAGCTCGACAGCTTGGCCGCATGGCCTCGGGATGTCGCTGCCTCTCCTCGGCTTGG GAGCTTCGCTCACAGTGTGGCAGTCGCTCAAGGAGAGACGACATCAGCTGGAGAGGTGGACCAAGACGACAAAGAGGAAATGA